A single region of the Chitinophaga niabensis genome encodes:
- the uvrC gene encoding excinuclease ABC subunit UvrC — protein MTAAEFQQVAHTLPTDAGIYKYFGADGELLYIGKAKSLRKRVSSYFVKNHDNYKTRKLVETIHHIEFTIVDSEQDAFLLENSLIKQFQPKYNINLKDDKSYPFIVIKHEPFPRIFLTRRIIRDGSEYLGPFTSVGRVREVLELIKYSIPLRTCSLNLSQQNINKGKMKVCLEYHLGNCKGPCEGLQTEEDYREGLQQVKEILRGNLTPVLNIFRTRMQEHAANMEFEKAEIERKKIEGLQAYKARSAIVSATVGNVDVFTILSEGNFAYVNYLRVLNGTIVDTKTVTLEKKLEESDEEVMAYAIAYLREAFQSLAREIILPFAVEFPEEGITVTIPKGGDKKKLLDLSTKNVNYFTEELKKKKMLQLEGKSDMERKKVLYQLQADLELQDLPVHIECFDNSNFQGSYPVSACVVFKDGVASKKDYRHFNIKTVEGINDFASMSEVVYRRYNRLLAEQQPLPQLVIIDGGKGQLGAAMDSINKLNLIGSMTVVGLAKNEEEIFFPGDKESIKLPYDSESLKLIRRIRDEVHRFGITFHRLKRSKGTFKNELEEIRGIGESTATQLLQVFRSVNKVKQASMEELVKEVGQKKAQLIWQHFHENLR, from the coding sequence ATGACAGCAGCGGAATTTCAACAGGTAGCACATACATTACCTACGGATGCCGGCATTTACAAGTATTTTGGAGCAGACGGCGAACTACTCTATATCGGTAAGGCTAAAAGCCTGCGTAAAAGGGTGAGTTCTTATTTTGTTAAAAACCACGACAACTATAAAACACGTAAACTGGTAGAAACAATTCACCACATAGAGTTTACGATCGTTGATTCCGAACAGGATGCCTTTTTGCTGGAGAACTCACTGATCAAACAGTTCCAGCCCAAATACAACATTAACCTGAAGGATGATAAGAGTTATCCTTTCATTGTTATCAAACATGAACCTTTCCCGCGCATTTTCCTGACCCGCCGCATTATCCGCGATGGTTCCGAATACCTTGGCCCTTTTACTTCTGTAGGCCGTGTGCGCGAAGTGCTGGAGCTGATCAAATACAGTATTCCTTTGCGGACCTGCAGCCTCAATCTCAGCCAGCAGAACATCAATAAAGGTAAAATGAAAGTTTGCCTGGAATATCACCTGGGTAACTGTAAAGGGCCTTGCGAAGGATTGCAGACAGAAGAAGATTACCGGGAAGGTTTGCAGCAGGTGAAAGAGATCCTTCGCGGAAACCTCACGCCCGTTCTCAATATTTTCCGTACACGCATGCAGGAGCATGCGGCTAATATGGAATTTGAAAAAGCAGAAATAGAACGAAAGAAGATTGAAGGCCTCCAGGCTTACAAAGCGAGATCCGCCATCGTTAGCGCAACAGTTGGGAATGTAGATGTATTCACCATCCTCAGCGAAGGTAACTTTGCTTACGTGAATTACCTGCGGGTGCTGAACGGTACCATCGTAGATACTAAAACAGTAACGCTGGAAAAGAAACTGGAAGAATCAGATGAAGAAGTGATGGCCTACGCCATTGCTTATCTACGGGAAGCTTTCCAAAGCCTTGCCAGGGAGATCATCCTACCCTTTGCTGTAGAGTTTCCGGAAGAAGGTATTACTGTCACCATTCCCAAAGGAGGAGATAAAAAGAAATTGCTGGACCTTTCCACCAAGAACGTTAACTACTTCACGGAAGAACTCAAGAAGAAAAAGATGTTGCAGCTGGAAGGGAAAAGTGATATGGAACGGAAAAAAGTGCTGTACCAGTTACAGGCAGACCTTGAACTGCAGGACCTTCCCGTACATATTGAGTGTTTCGATAACTCTAACTTCCAGGGTAGTTACCCGGTTTCCGCCTGTGTGGTATTTAAAGATGGGGTGGCTTCCAAAAAAGATTACCGCCACTTTAATATTAAAACAGTGGAAGGTATTAACGACTTCGCTTCTATGTCTGAAGTAGTATACCGCCGTTATAATCGTTTGCTGGCAGAACAGCAACCTTTACCACAGCTGGTGATCATAGATGGTGGTAAAGGTCAGCTGGGCGCGGCGATGGATAGCATTAACAAATTAAACCTGATTGGAAGTATGACGGTGGTTGGCCTTGCGAAAAATGAAGAAGAGATCTTCTTCCCCGGCGATAAGGAAAGCATTAAACTTCCTTATGACAGTGAAAGCCTCAAGCTGATCCGCCGCATCCGGGATGAGGTACACCGTTTTGGTATTACTTTCCATCGTTTAAAAAGAAGTAAAGGCACTTTCAAGAATGAACTGGAAGAGATCAGGGGTATTGGTGAAAGTACGGCCACACAACTATTACAGGTCTTTCGTTCTGTTAACAAAGTAAAGCAGGCTTCGATGGAAGAATTAGTGAAGGAAGTGGGTCAAAAGAAAGCACAGTTGATCTGGCAACATTTTCATGAAAACTTACGTTAA
- the nadC gene encoding carboxylating nicotinate-nucleotide diphosphorylase, translating to MLQKEALNNFISSALAEDIGNGDHSTMASIPPATKGTAQLKIKEAGVLAGMEVAEAVFRYLDMFTEFRPFKNDGDTMQPGELAFEVDAAVHTLLMAERLVLNCMQRMSGIATLTRQYTDRLKGYHTKVLDTRKTTPNFRMLEKEAVRIGGGVNHRMGLYDMVMLKDNHIDFCGGITPAVNNVVDYLQKKGLNLQIEVEARSLNDVREILAVGNVHRIMLDNFTPEQIPAALELINGKYETEASGGITLANVEAYAKTGVDFVSVGAIIHHAVSLDLSLKAVIHPNK from the coding sequence ATGTTACAAAAAGAAGCATTGAACAACTTTATCAGCAGCGCGCTGGCAGAAGATATTGGCAATGGAGACCATAGCACAATGGCTTCCATTCCCCCTGCCACAAAAGGCACCGCGCAGCTGAAGATCAAAGAGGCCGGGGTATTGGCAGGCATGGAAGTGGCCGAAGCTGTTTTCCGCTACCTGGATATGTTCACGGAGTTCCGCCCTTTCAAAAACGACGGCGATACCATGCAGCCCGGTGAACTGGCTTTTGAGGTAGATGCTGCCGTACATACTTTGCTCATGGCAGAACGCCTGGTACTCAACTGCATGCAGCGGATGAGTGGCATTGCCACCCTCACCCGGCAATACACAGACCGTCTTAAAGGTTATCATACCAAAGTGCTCGATACCCGTAAAACCACTCCCAATTTCCGCATGCTGGAAAAAGAAGCCGTACGCATAGGAGGGGGCGTAAATCATCGCATGGGCTTGTACGATATGGTGATGCTGAAAGACAACCATATAGATTTCTGCGGAGGCATCACACCGGCAGTAAATAATGTGGTGGATTACCTGCAAAAGAAAGGACTGAACTTACAGATAGAAGTAGAGGCGCGCAGCCTGAACGATGTACGGGAAATACTGGCCGTAGGAAATGTACACCGCATTATGCTGGACAATTTCACGCCGGAACAGATCCCCGCCGCACTGGAACTGATCAATGGAAAATATGAAACGGAAGCTTCCGGCGGCATCACTTTAGCGAATGTGGAAGCTTATGCAAAAACGGGTGTGGACTTTGTTTCCGTAGGTGCTATCATTCACCATGCCGTAAGTCTTGATCTGAGCCTTAAAGCCGTTATCCACCCCAACAAATGA
- a CDS encoding Crp/Fnr family transcriptional regulator, whose amino-acid sequence MQALRTTINAVVPLPDEEWEALIACWQPMNARRKTVLTAAGDTERYLYYVLEGVQRAFCLDEGQKDATLIFSYTGSFSGIIDSFFLQQPSRYYLETLTKSAFLRLSFADLSRLMQQYPLIAHWVHISTVHAMAGLMERHIETLTLGAEQKFRRLLSRSPHVLQLIPHKYLASYLGIDPATFSKLLGAVRI is encoded by the coding sequence ATGCAAGCGTTGCGGACCACTATAAATGCTGTTGTGCCTCTTCCTGATGAAGAATGGGAGGCATTGATCGCCTGCTGGCAACCCATGAACGCCAGGCGTAAAACAGTACTTACTGCAGCAGGGGACACGGAGCGTTATTTGTATTATGTACTGGAAGGTGTGCAGCGCGCTTTTTGCTTAGATGAGGGGCAAAAGGATGCAACACTTATTTTTTCCTACACGGGTTCCTTTTCAGGGATCATTGATTCCTTCTTTTTACAGCAGCCTTCCCGGTATTACCTGGAAACACTTACAAAAAGCGCCTTTTTAAGGCTTTCTTTCGCCGATCTCTCCCGTTTGATGCAACAGTATCCCCTGATAGCACATTGGGTACATATCAGTACCGTACATGCCATGGCCGGCCTGATGGAACGGCATATTGAAACACTCACCCTGGGTGCGGAACAAAAGTTCCGCCGTTTATTATCACGCAGCCCCCATGTATTACAGCTGATACCGCATAAATACCTGGCATCTTACCTGGGAATAGATCCCGCCACTTTCAGCAAGCTCTTAGGAGCTGTTCGCATATAA
- the porN gene encoding type IX secretion system ring subunit PorN/GldN: MRAVILKRISWSAFLLVVLASSADAQSRRRRTAEPAGNAPATQQNNPPVTNPATGNPVNVPSAPATPPPSLRQDGVGTPVDTPRKSLRVDGVSEKSPIRDRVPITYDHIREDDKFWEKQIWQVIDVREKMNIPFQYNVEDENGTNQLLINILLNSIKNKEVEAFSPIDDRFSTVMPYQEIMTRLTGEVRTVRSIDPVTGEEKMVETRDEFNPETIKQYKIKEVWVFDREASALKVRILGIAPMVSRINDDGSVRASIPLFWVYYPDLRPVLAKYDVYNQNNDASTMTWEDLFEMRFFSSFVVKEKNAYNREIQHYIKDGVMRLLEGQAIKDKIFNKEQDLWQY; encoded by the coding sequence ATGCGAGCAGTAATATTGAAAAGAATCAGTTGGAGTGCGTTTTTGCTGGTAGTTCTGGCTTCTTCTGCGGATGCACAATCCCGCCGGAGAAGAACAGCTGAGCCTGCAGGTAATGCTCCTGCAACGCAACAGAATAACCCACCGGTAACAAACCCGGCAACCGGTAACCCTGTAAATGTGCCTTCGGCACCTGCTACACCTCCCCCTTCTTTAAGACAGGATGGAGTAGGTACCCCGGTTGATACACCACGTAAATCATTACGCGTAGATGGTGTTTCCGAGAAAAGTCCTATCCGCGACCGTGTGCCCATCACATATGATCACATCCGCGAAGACGATAAATTCTGGGAAAAACAGATCTGGCAAGTGATAGACGTGCGGGAAAAAATGAACATTCCCTTCCAGTACAACGTGGAAGATGAGAATGGCACCAACCAACTGCTCATCAATATCCTGCTTAATTCCATTAAAAATAAGGAAGTAGAAGCCTTCAGTCCCATAGACGACCGTTTCAGCACCGTGATGCCTTACCAGGAGATCATGACCCGCCTGACCGGTGAAGTAAGGACTGTAAGAAGTATCGACCCTGTAACCGGGGAAGAGAAAATGGTGGAAACAAGGGATGAATTCAACCCTGAAACCATCAAGCAATACAAGATCAAGGAAGTTTGGGTTTTCGATCGTGAAGCATCTGCTCTGAAGGTACGTATCCTGGGTATCGCTCCCATGGTATCCCGTATCAACGACGATGGCTCTGTTCGTGCATCCATTCCGCTGTTCTGGGTTTACTACCCTGATCTGCGCCCCGTTCTGGCCAAGTACGATGTGTACAATCAAAACAACGACGCATCTACCATGACCTGGGAAGACCTCTTTGAAATGCGCTTCTTCTCCAGCTTTGTAGTGAAAGAAAAGAATGCTTACAACCGCGAGATCCAGCACTATATCAAAGATGGTGTAATGCGTCTCCTGGAAGGGCAGGCTATCAAAGACAAGATCTTCAACAAAGAGCAGGACTTGTGGCAGTATTGA
- a CDS encoding DUF4783 domain-containing protein: MKKLIFALGVLIACGMFTAFTLMAGPFEDVISAIKQGDAASLGKNLDNTVEINMMGKSNSYSKAQAEIILKDFFSKNNVKSFELIHKGGQEGSGFFGVGTLVTSAGSYRISFFLQKKGATFVLNELRFENK, encoded by the coding sequence ATGAAAAAGTTAATCTTTGCACTGGGGGTACTGATAGCATGCGGAATGTTTACGGCCTTCACTTTGATGGCCGGGCCATTTGAAGATGTGATCAGCGCCATCAAGCAAGGGGATGCCGCCAGCCTGGGCAAGAATCTGGATAACACTGTGGAGATCAACATGATGGGGAAGTCAAATTCCTACAGTAAAGCGCAAGCCGAGATCATTTTGAAAGATTTCTTTAGCAAAAACAATGTGAAGTCCTTCGAGCTCATCCACAAAGGTGGTCAGGAAGGCAGCGGATTCTTTGGCGTGGGTACCCTCGTAACTTCAGCAGGAAGTTATCGTATCTCATTTTTTCTCCAAAAGAAAGGAGCAACGTTTGTACTGAATGAATTAAGGTTCGAAAATAAATAA
- a CDS encoding LVIVD repeat-containing protein, which yields MAKADYWASVKSETPKEIGIPGKIYVKDQYIFVNEIQKGIHVIDNSNPREPKNVAFLNIRGNVDIAIKGNTLYADSYADLVVFNIIDPLHISFVKKLDNIIAYPINSAGLMMGQSVRNNDSIVVGYTTRDTTYECECAKRDEYLVYDAAYSSNSAAFKSNSGTGKGGSMARFTIAKDYLYTVNWSQVKAFDISNAANPVHKGEQNIPGGGIETIFPYGEYLFIGSSNAMHIYDIIDPAAPKKRSTATHFRACDPVVVEGTKAYVTVRSGAACGGSINELQVFDVSNVDQPVKLASYQMKNPFGLGVSNGKLFICEGAFGLRFMQGADFASISTTKLIEGLTTYDVIPYSDKNLLVSAADGVYQYDYSAMNNPVLLSKINIKKR from the coding sequence ATGGCGAAAGCTGATTATTGGGCAAGCGTAAAATCAGAAACACCCAAGGAAATAGGTATTCCGGGCAAGATCTACGTGAAAGACCAATACATCTTTGTAAATGAAATACAGAAAGGGATCCATGTCATAGACAACAGCAATCCCCGGGAACCTAAGAATGTAGCGTTCCTGAACATCCGGGGAAATGTGGACATCGCTATTAAGGGGAATACTTTATACGCAGACAGTTATGCGGACCTCGTTGTGTTCAATATCATCGATCCGCTTCATATTTCATTTGTTAAAAAACTGGATAATATCATTGCTTACCCGATCAATTCCGCTGGGTTAATGATGGGTCAGTCTGTCCGGAACAATGATAGCATAGTGGTTGGGTATACTACCAGGGATACCACTTATGAGTGTGAATGTGCGAAGAGGGATGAATACCTGGTATATGATGCCGCTTACAGTTCTAACTCCGCTGCTTTTAAATCCAACAGCGGAACAGGAAAAGGTGGCTCCATGGCGCGTTTCACCATTGCAAAAGATTATTTATATACGGTTAACTGGAGCCAGGTGAAGGCATTCGACATCAGTAATGCAGCCAATCCGGTTCACAAAGGAGAACAAAATATACCAGGCGGAGGCATTGAAACGATCTTCCCATATGGCGAATATCTTTTTATTGGCAGCAGCAACGCCATGCACATTTATGATATCATCGATCCGGCAGCTCCGAAGAAACGCTCTACGGCTACCCACTTCAGGGCCTGCGATCCCGTGGTGGTGGAAGGAACAAAAGCTTATGTAACCGTAAGGAGTGGCGCGGCCTGTGGTGGTAGTATTAATGAGCTGCAGGTTTTTGATGTGTCCAATGTAGACCAGCCGGTTAAGCTGGCCAGCTACCAGATGAAGAATCCCTTTGGCCTGGGCGTAAGCAATGGCAAGTTGTTCATCTGCGAAGGAGCTTTCGGATTAAGGTTCATGCAGGGAGCAGACTTCGCTTCCATCAGCACTACCAAGCTCATAGAAGGCCTGACCACCTACGATGTAATACCTTATAGTGACAAGAACCTGCTGGTAAGTGCGGCGGACGGAGTATATCAATATGACTACTCCGCCATGAATAACCCGGTATTATTAAGCAAGATCAATATTAAAAAACGCTAG
- a CDS encoding DinB family protein, protein MPTFNAANLLQDLSNDVNNLLHVMRTRIEQQPHAVLLQQPAPGSWSVIQCLDHLNSYGHYYLPQLHKAISKGEQQRIPAKPLFKSGWLGNYFTNLMQPKPDGALRSRMQAPQGYRPVQQPDAALVIKEFISQQEQMLELLRRAETTDIGHFRIPTSLTRFIKMSAGDTFRFLIAHQQRHMLQALRAMLAYGGGGFTAVSMQYLTGNVG, encoded by the coding sequence ATGCCCACATTTAACGCTGCCAATTTATTACAGGACCTTAGTAACGATGTTAACAACCTGTTACATGTAATGCGTACGCGCATAGAGCAGCAGCCCCATGCTGTACTATTGCAGCAACCTGCTCCCGGTAGCTGGAGTGTGATCCAATGCCTTGATCACCTCAACAGCTATGGCCATTATTACCTGCCTCAATTGCATAAAGCGATCAGCAAAGGAGAGCAGCAACGCATTCCCGCAAAACCTTTATTTAAAAGCGGCTGGTTAGGAAATTATTTTACCAATCTCATGCAGCCCAAGCCAGACGGTGCTTTGCGGTCGCGCATGCAGGCACCCCAGGGATATCGTCCCGTGCAGCAACCGGATGCAGCATTGGTAATAAAAGAATTTATTTCGCAGCAGGAGCAGATGCTGGAATTACTGCGTCGCGCAGAAACTACTGATATCGGGCATTTCCGCATTCCCACTTCATTAACACGTTTCATTAAAATGTCCGCCGGCGATACTTTCCGATTCCTTATCGCACATCAGCAACGGCACATGTTACAGGCGCTTCGTGCAATGCTTGCTTATGGTGGCGGAGGCTTCACTGCGGTATCTATGCAGTACCTGACAGGGAATGTTGGTTAA
- the gpmI gene encoding 2,3-bisphosphoglycerate-independent phosphoglycerate mutase — protein sequence MENKRAILVIMDGWGQGQVPAADAIAHANTPFVDSLYEQYPHGQLITCGEQVGLPDGQMGNSEVGHLNIGAGRIVYQELQRINVAIRTGELAASKVLQASMDYALNNDKALHLIGLVSDGGVHSHISHLKALISIAHQRGLKKVFIHAFTDGRDTDPKGGFAYLEDLQQHLQQTTGQIASVTGRYYAMDRDKRWERVKLAYDAMVHGTGTPTQNAPLAVKASYADGVTDEFIKPIITVNDQQQPIATIKEGDAVLCFNFRTDRCREITEVLTQQAFPDFGMQPLALNYTTITEYDKSFKGVHIIFDNDNLVMTLGEVLEKHGKTQIRIAETEKYPHVSFFFSGGRETPFVGERRLLAPSPKVATYDLKPEMSAPELADLIVPELEQRTTDFIVLNFANADMVGHTGVWPAVIKAVETVDACVAKVVTTALLNDYVIFLTADHGNADYMINEDGTPNTAHSLNPVPFFIISQDFKGDVKNGKLGDIAPTILHFMGLPIPPEMTGDLLV from the coding sequence ATGGAAAACAAAAGAGCGATCCTGGTTATTATGGACGGCTGGGGGCAGGGTCAGGTTCCTGCCGCAGACGCTATAGCACACGCAAACACCCCCTTTGTAGATAGTTTATATGAGCAATACCCCCATGGCCAGCTGATCACCTGTGGTGAACAGGTAGGCCTTCCGGATGGCCAGATGGGCAATTCAGAAGTAGGGCACCTCAATATTGGCGCAGGCCGTATCGTATACCAGGAGCTGCAACGCATTAATGTAGCCATCCGTACAGGAGAACTGGCAGCCAGCAAAGTATTGCAGGCCTCTATGGATTATGCGCTGAACAACGATAAGGCCCTTCACCTGATAGGTCTTGTCAGCGATGGCGGCGTGCATTCTCACATCTCCCACCTGAAAGCCCTTATCAGCATTGCACATCAGCGTGGCCTGAAAAAGGTGTTCATCCATGCATTTACAGATGGCCGTGATACAGATCCCAAAGGTGGTTTTGCCTACCTGGAGGACCTACAGCAACATTTACAACAAACTACCGGGCAGATTGCTTCCGTAACAGGGCGTTATTATGCCATGGACCGTGATAAACGCTGGGAGCGTGTGAAACTGGCTTACGATGCTATGGTGCATGGTACCGGTACTCCTACACAAAATGCCCCCCTGGCCGTAAAAGCTTCTTATGCAGACGGGGTGACGGATGAATTCATCAAACCGATCATTACGGTAAATGACCAGCAGCAGCCTATTGCCACTATCAAAGAAGGCGATGCGGTACTTTGCTTCAACTTCAGAACAGACCGCTGCCGCGAGATCACAGAAGTACTTACCCAGCAGGCTTTCCCTGATTTCGGTATGCAACCGCTGGCCCTGAACTATACTACCATCACGGAATATGACAAATCCTTCAAGGGAGTACATATCATTTTCGATAACGACAACCTGGTGATGACACTGGGCGAAGTATTGGAAAAACATGGTAAAACCCAGATCCGTATCGCAGAAACCGAGAAATACCCACACGTTTCCTTCTTTTTCTCCGGCGGCCGCGAAACGCCGTTTGTTGGTGAAAGACGTTTACTGGCCCCTTCTCCTAAAGTAGCCACTTACGATCTGAAGCCGGAAATGAGTGCCCCGGAGCTGGCAGACCTGATCGTTCCTGAACTGGAACAACGGACTACAGACTTTATCGTACTCAATTTCGCGAATGCGGACATGGTAGGGCATACAGGTGTATGGCCTGCTGTGATCAAAGCAGTAGAAACGGTGGATGCCTGTGTGGCAAAAGTGGTGACCACTGCCCTGCTGAACGACTACGTGATCTTCCTGACCGCAGATCATGGTAATGCGGATTACATGATCAATGAGGATGGTACCCCTAATACGGCACACTCCCTGAACCCTGTTCCTTTCTTTATCATCAGCCAGGACTTTAAGGGTGATGTGAAGAACGGTAAACTGGGAGATATTGCGCCTACTATCCTGCATTTCATGGGTCTCCCCATTCCCCCTGAAATGACTGGTGATCTATTGGTTTAA